In Microtus pennsylvanicus isolate mMicPen1 chromosome 12, mMicPen1.hap1, whole genome shotgun sequence, the following proteins share a genomic window:
- the LOC142832834 gene encoding C1GALT1-specific chaperone 1-like — translation MISECSPFLKGVMLGSTVFALITMLGHIRLGHRNRMPHHEHHHLQAPNKEDVLKMSEAERVELSNSIRVYCIILVTPQDVSLWAAVKETWAKHCDKAEFFSSEYVEVLESVTVNETDTWLMMKQASLYAFNTYKDQYNWFFLAYPTTFAVIENLKYFLLRKDPSQPFYLGHTELSGSHEYVSVDGGVVLSIESMKRFNRLLTVSPSECPEEERGIWRMSEDLLLAHCLRYEGVLAENAEDEEGKNLFNTKTIGMFIKEAITDYPNDIVEGCCSDMAITFSRLTPHEMHVMIYGVYRLRAFGHFFNDALVFLPPNGSDND, via the coding sequence ATGATTTCTGAATGCAGCCCGTTTTTGAAGGGTGTGATGCTCGGAAGTACCGTCTTTGCCTTGATCACGATGCTTGGACACATTAGGCTAGGTCACAGAAACAGGATGCCCCACCACGAACATCACCACCTGCAAGCTCCTAACAAAGAAGATGTCTTGAAAATGTCAGAAGCTGAACGCGTGGAACTTAGTAACAGCATCCGGGTTTACTGTATCATTCTTGTCACACCTCAAGATGTGAGTTTGTGGGCTGCAGTGAAGGAGACTTGGGCCAAACACTGCGATAAAGCAGAGTTCTTCAGTTCTGAATATGTTGAGGTGCTCGAGTCAGTAACGGTGAATGAGACTGACACCTGGTTGATGATGAAACAAGCTTCACTATATGCCTTTAATACATACAAAGACCAGTATAACTGGTTCTTTCTTGCATATCCCACCACATTTGCTGTGATCGAAaacttaaagtattttttattaagaaaagatcCATCACAACCTTTCTATCTAGGTCACACTGAACTTTCCGGAAGCCATGAATATGTGAGTGTGGACGGAGGAGTTGTCTTAAGTATAGAATCAATGAAAAGATTCAACAGACTTCTCACTGTCAGTCCAAGTGAGTGTCcggaagaggaaagagggatcTGGAGGATGTCTGAAGATCTGTTGCTAGCACACTGCCTGAGATATGAGGGAGTGTTGGCAGAAAATGCTGAAGACGAGGAaggaaaaaatttatttaataccAAAACTATTGGGATGTTTATTAAAGAGGCAATTACTGACTATCCGAACGATATAGTGGAAGGATGCTGTTCTGACATGGCCATCACTTTCAGTAGACTGACTCCTCATGAGATGCATGTGATGATATACGGGGTGTACCGTCTTAGGGCATTTGGACATTTTTTCAATGATGCTTTGGTTTTTTTACCTCCAAACGGTTCTGACAACGACTGA